A part of Halobacillus shinanisalinarum genomic DNA contains:
- a CDS encoding acetyl-CoA C-acetyltransferase, which yields MTKTVIVAGARTPFGKFGGGLAPLTAAQLGGIAIKAALERSNVKAEDVKEVIMGTVLQGGQGQLPSRQASREAGIPWDVKTETVNKVCASGMRSVTMADQFIRLGEEDIIVAGGMESMSNAPYFMPKARFGMRMGDADVKDMMVHDGLTCSFENVHMGSYGNRTANKFELTREAQDEWAARSHDRALQAMDDGKLAEEIVSVEIPQRKGDPVVVDTDEAPRKGTTTEKLARLRPAFDKDGTITAGNAPGVNDGACAMLLMSDEKAKEVGAETLATILAHDEVAVEAHDFPETPGLVINKLLKKAGKSIDDIDLFEVNEAFATVSLASGKIAGIDPEKVNVNGGAVALGHPIGASGARILLTLAHELKRRGGGLGIAAICSGGGQGDAVLIEVPKQ from the coding sequence ATGACAAAAACAGTAATCGTTGCAGGGGCACGTACACCTTTTGGGAAATTCGGAGGAGGCCTTGCGCCTTTAACAGCAGCGCAATTAGGCGGAATCGCCATCAAAGCGGCTTTAGAAAGATCGAACGTGAAAGCGGAAGATGTTAAAGAAGTCATCATGGGTACGGTTTTACAAGGGGGGCAAGGACAACTGCCTTCCCGCCAGGCTTCACGTGAAGCGGGTATCCCTTGGGATGTGAAGACGGAAACCGTCAACAAAGTCTGTGCATCTGGCATGCGTAGTGTAACGATGGCTGATCAGTTCATCCGTTTAGGTGAGGAAGATATCATCGTTGCCGGTGGAATGGAAAGCATGAGCAATGCACCTTACTTTATGCCAAAAGCCCGCTTTGGCATGCGCATGGGCGATGCTGATGTTAAGGATATGATGGTGCATGACGGGCTTACGTGCTCGTTTGAAAATGTTCATATGGGTAGCTACGGGAATCGGACGGCAAATAAATTTGAATTGACGCGTGAGGCGCAGGATGAGTGGGCGGCTCGCAGTCATGATCGTGCTTTGCAAGCGATGGACGATGGAAAATTGGCTGAGGAGATTGTCTCAGTGGAGATTCCGCAGCGCAAAGGGGATCCGGTCGTGGTTGACACAGATGAAGCGCCAAGAAAAGGAACGACTACCGAAAAATTGGCGAGGCTGCGTCCTGCTTTTGATAAAGATGGAACGATTACGGCCGGAAATGCTCCGGGTGTGAATGATGGAGCTTGTGCGATGCTGCTTATGTCCGATGAAAAAGCAAAAGAAGTAGGCGCTGAAACGTTGGCTACCATTCTTGCCCATGATGAAGTAGCTGTAGAAGCACATGATTTCCCGGAAACGCCTGGATTGGTTATTAATAAATTACTTAAAAAAGCAGGTAAGTCTATAGACGATATTGATCTTTTCGAAGTTAATGAAGCTTTTGCAACGGTGTCGCTAGCAAGCGGGAAAATTGCTGGTATTGATCCAGAAAAAGTCAACGTCAACGGTGGGGCTGTAGCTCTTGGTCACCCGATCGGTGCCAGTGGTGCCCGTATTTTACTTACATTAGCCCATGAACTGAAGCGTCGTGGAGGCGGTCTTGGAATTGCAGCGATTTGCTCTGGCGGCGGTCAAGGGGATGCCGTATTGATCGAAGTACCGAAACAGTAA